Proteins from a genomic interval of Lolium perenne isolate Kyuss_39 chromosome 1, Kyuss_2.0, whole genome shotgun sequence:
- the LOC127304748 gene encoding uncharacterized protein → MGDVSLNQTIERPPCSIAKGDQVRDLVSVGWTNESHSMYISSMEASFMQQLHGHEHHAPDRNRSHVGADGVKLIQEGAMDSLISQKNYSRSRDIGVRFLPENPWTRRFKPRSSGANRRGDGVGASVDDGESGTDTVQERIPTHVRDLKSCVGENLVDKSSEVSGQNFLDEEVQSTAEPSKSYKKRRPTPSTAAGFSILKLAGSDKRW, encoded by the exons ATGGGGGACGTGTCGCTCAACCAGACGATTGAACGGCCGCCCTGCAGTATCGCCAAG GGCGATCAAGTTCGAGACCTGGTATCAGTTGGATGGACAAATGAGAGTCACAGCATGTACATAAGCTCCATGGAGGCATCCTTCATGCAGCAACTCCATGGCCATGAGCACCATGCTCCTGATAGGAATAGGAGCCATGTGGGTGCCGATGGGGTCAAGCTGATACAAGAGGGCGCTATGGATAGCCTTATATCTCAGAAGAACTATTCTCGCTCACGTGATATAGGCGTAAGATTCCTGCCTGAGAATCCATGGACGAGGCGTTTCAAGCCGCGCAGCTCTGGTGCAAATCGTCGTGGTGATGGGGTGGGGGCTTCGGTGGATGATGGTGAGTCAGGCACTGATACCGTCCAAGAGAGGATTCCGACTCATGTAAGAGACTTGAAGAGTTGTGTTGGAGAAAATCTTGTTGACAAAAGCTCAG AAGTCTCTGGTCAGAATTTTCTTGATGAGGAGGTTCAGTCCACTGCGGAGCCAAGCAAATCATACAAGAAAAGGAGGCCTACGCCTTCCACTGCTGCAGGTTTTTCCATCTTGAAGCTTGCAGGCAGTGACAAACGGTGGTGA
- the LOC127304735 gene encoding protein STRUBBELIG-RECEPTOR FAMILY 6: MVGRARSRRGGAMAGGAWAWLLLLCCCCGGSWTQQRQIFAAAATDANDLTVLNALFTSMNSPGQLRGWQVNGGDPCGESWQGITCSGSAVTAIKLPSLGLSGTLAYNMNTMDSLVELDMSQNNLGGGQQIPYNLPNKKLQRLNLAGNQFTGNVPYSISTMPKLQYLNINHNQLQGNITDIFPNLPSLTTVDLSFNSLTGDLPQSFTSLTSLKTLYLQNNQFTGSINVLSNLSLSDLNIANNRFTGWIPNKLKKINSLQTDGNSWSTSPAPPPPPFTAPPKSPNRRKSPGSNSNGSDSPSSSGGSTVLRAGAIAGIIVALLVIGALVAFFLIKRKKRNGKTERFEQRQAFNSFPSDEAKDMKPIQDSTTIEVESMPSPASVSLKPPAKIERNQSFDDDDFANKPVAKKSNAAPVEATVYSVADLQMATDSFNEDNLVGEGAFGSVYKAHFNDGKVLAVKKLSSTALPSQSSDDFYELVSNISKLHHPNLNELVGYCMEHGQHLLVYNFHRNGSLHDTLHLPDECSKPLSWNSRVKVALGSARALEYLHEICSPSIIHKNFKASNILLDSELNPHLSDAGLASSIPDGKFQAADQGSGYSAPEVDMTGQYTLKSDVYSFGVVMLELLTARKPFESSRNRSEQSLVRWATPQLHDIDALDRMVDPALKGLYPAKSLSRFADVVALCVQPEPEFRPPMSEVVQALVRLVQRANMTRRTLDGEEASRRPDDQDQEFM, encoded by the exons ATGGTGGGGAGGGCGAGGAGCAGAAGAGGTGGAGCAATGGCGGGCGGCGCTTGGGCATGGCTCCTCCTCTTGTGCTGCTGCTGCGGCGGCTCGTGGACCCAGCAGCGGCAAATCTTTGCTGCCGCGGCCACCGACGCGAATGATC TTACTGTCCTCAACGCGCTGTTTACCAGCATGAATTCACCGGGGCAGCTGCGCGGTTGGCAGGTAAACGGCGGCGACCCCTGCGGCGAGTCATGGCAGGGCATCACTTGCTCTGGATCCGCAGTCACCGCAAT TAAATTGCCGAGCTTGGGCCTCTCGGGGACGTTGGCCTACAACATGAACACCATGGATTCACTTGTTGAGCT TGACATGAGCCAAAATAACCTCGGTGGTGGCCAGCAGATTCCATACAATCTTCCAAATAAAAAGCTTCAGAGGCT CAATTTGGCAGGAAACCAATTTACCGGAAATGTTCCGTACTCGATTTCTACAATGCCTAAACTTCAGTATCT AAATATTAATCATAACCAATTACAAGGAAATATCACGGACATATTTCCCAACCTTCCAAGTTTAACAACAGT CGATCTATCCTTCAATTCTCTTACTGGTGATCTACCACAAAGTTTCACTTCTTTGACGAGCCTGAAAACTTT ATATTTGCAGAACAATCAGTTTACTGGCTCTATTAATGTCCTTTCCAATCTTTCCCTTAGTGATTT GAACATTGCAAACAACCGCTTCACTGGTTGGATTCCTAATAAGCTTAAGAAGATAAATAGTCTACA AACCGACGGTAATTCGTGGAGCACaagccctgcaccaccaccgccacccttTACAGCTCCTCCAAAGTCACCCAACCGTCGGAAAAGCCCAGGCAGCAACTCCAATGGCAGTGACAGCCCATCAAGTTCTGGTGGAAGCACTGTATTACGTGCTGGAGCCATAGCAGGGATTATCGTAGCTCTACTGGTTATTGGGGCGCTTGTTGCATTCTTCTTGATAAAGAGGAAAAAACGAAATGGTAAAACTGAACGTTTTGAACAGCGTCAGGCATTCAACTCATTCCCTTCAGATGAAGCTAAAG ACATGAAGCCTATTCAAGACTCCACCACAATAGAGGTGGAGTCCATGCCTTCCCCTGCCTCAGTTAGTCTGAAACCACCTGCCAAGATTGAGCGCAATCAGTCCTTTGATGACGATGATTTTGCAAACAAGCCGGTTGCAAAGAAAAGTAATGCAGCACCTGTGGAGGCAACTGTTTATTCCGTTGCAGATCTACAAATGGCAACAGATAGCTTCAACGAGGACAACCTTGTTGGAGAGGGTGCGTTTGGAAGTGTTTACAAGGCACACTTCAATGATGGAAAG GTCCTAGCAGTGAAGAAACTGAGCAGTACTGCATTACCCAGCCAATCTTCAGACGATTTCTATGAACTAGTGTCCAACATTTCGAAGTTGCACCATCCCAATCTAAATGAGCTTGTGGGCTACTGCATGGAACATGGACAACACTTGCTGGTTTACAATTTCCACAGGAACGGATCGCTGCATGATACTCTCCACCTCCCAGATGAATGCAGCAAACCTCTAAGCTGGAATTCTCGTGTGAAGGTTGCATTAGGCTCCGCACGTGCGCTGGA ATATCTTCATGAAATTTGTTCCCCATCAATCATTCACAAGAATTTTAAGGCGTCCAATATTTTACTGGACTCAGAGCTCAACCCTCATCTTTCAGATGCTGGACTTGCAAGCTCTATTCCTGATGGTAAATTCCAG GCTGCAGATCAGGGCTCAGGATATAGTGCCCCCGAGGTGGACATGACCGGTCAGTATACCCTCAAGAGCGATGTCTACAGCTTTGGAGTTGTCATGCTGGAGCTTTTGACAGCCCGTAAGCCATTCGAGAG CTCTAGAAACCGGTCTGAGCAGTCCCTTGTCCGGTGGGCAACCCCCCAGCTGCACGACATCGATGCACTGGATCGGATGGTTGATCCAGCTCTCAAGGGTCTTTACCCTGCCAAGTCACTCTCCCGTTTCGCTGATGTCGTCGCGTTGTGTGTCCAG CCTGAGCCAGAATTCAGACCCCCAATGTCTGAGGTGGTGCAGGCATTGGTCCGTCTTGTTCAGAGGGCCAACATGACTAGGAGAACGCTCGATGGCGAAGAGGCTTCTCGGCGACCAGATGACCAGGATCAGGAATTCATGTAA